Proteins encoded by one window of Vicinamibacterales bacterium:
- a CDS encoding protein kinase codes for MPLTEGARLGPYDIGARLGAGGMGEVYRARDTRLDREVAIKVLPAPLSSDPEARARLRREARALSQFSHPHICAIYDVGEHADIDYVVMELVPGETLAARLARGPLKLSEVVEFGAQIGEALERAHRAGIVHRDLKPGNVMLTSSGAKLLDFGLAKPIAPLAQSPSAEGATFVRSAVTAVGTVIGTLQYMAPEQIEGRAADARSDIFALGQVLFEMTTGRRAFEGQSASAIAAAILTVDPPALSSLQQGAPPLLDHLVRVCLDKSPDRRWQSAQDVAVALRTIEVPTRADRPPPGTRRGVAWIAWVLAAAGVGAALALWLKPAGSAPAQPMPVTFSVPPPPGSNFPSSVEETEMALSPDGTRLAFIVAGGGIWIRPLASVTASPLAGAEGANGAFWSPDGRAIGFFRGGMLNRVDSGGGPVVPLCSVLKSTGNTGTWGTDAIVFAPITGVALVRVATAGGAAVEILKPDPARHETRLIQPHFLPDGRRFLYTAWRDDRTSRLMLWEPDKAPREVMTVTSNVEYVEPGYLLYVSEGTLLARRFDAVTATVSGDPVAVAQPVNYMVIPGTAHFTASRTGVLAYQSHRDQARVAWFDRTGRELGTALKTGIYQSLRLTPDGRSLLFVHGTPGVGTFDVWTLDLNRGIETRTTSDAGNEIDPLMTPDGSRLLYSAGPYAAPKILVRDLASGDERPLRAAPNAALQEADDVAPDGRFAIFRERGPSGTSQLLSVPLAGGDATPLLDPRFNYSGARFSPEGTWLAINSDESGGPEIYLVRWPGGRDKIRVSADGGQAPRWARDGRELFYVSKGGLMSVPVSRDHPGNARLLLDSARTGVWSDFDVAANGRFVAIVSESIGAQQPLTVMVNWRSR; via the coding sequence ATGCCGCTCACCGAAGGCGCACGCCTCGGCCCCTACGATATCGGCGCCCGCCTCGGCGCGGGCGGGATGGGCGAGGTCTATCGTGCGCGTGATACGCGCCTCGATCGCGAGGTCGCGATCAAGGTCCTGCCGGCGCCGCTCTCGTCAGATCCCGAGGCACGGGCACGCCTGAGGCGCGAAGCGCGGGCGCTCTCGCAGTTCTCCCACCCCCACATCTGCGCGATCTACGACGTCGGGGAACACGCCGACATCGACTACGTGGTGATGGAGCTGGTGCCGGGAGAGACACTGGCCGCGCGGTTGGCGCGCGGGCCGCTCAAGCTTTCTGAAGTCGTCGAGTTCGGCGCCCAGATCGGCGAGGCGCTGGAGCGCGCCCACCGCGCCGGCATCGTGCATCGCGATTTGAAGCCGGGCAACGTCATGCTGACGTCCTCAGGCGCGAAGCTGCTGGATTTCGGACTCGCGAAGCCGATAGCGCCGCTCGCCCAGAGCCCCTCGGCGGAAGGTGCTACGTTCGTCCGTTCCGCCGTGACCGCGGTGGGAACGGTGATCGGCACGCTCCAATACATGGCGCCGGAACAGATCGAGGGCCGGGCGGCCGACGCGCGCAGCGACATCTTCGCGCTCGGGCAGGTTCTGTTCGAGATGACGACGGGGCGCCGTGCCTTTGAAGGCCAGAGTGCCTCGGCTATCGCCGCGGCGATCCTCACAGTCGATCCGCCGGCACTGTCGTCGCTGCAGCAGGGGGCGCCGCCGTTGCTCGACCACCTGGTGCGCGTCTGCCTCGACAAGAGTCCGGACAGGCGTTGGCAGTCCGCGCAGGACGTGGCCGTGGCGCTTCGGACAATCGAGGTCCCGACTCGGGCGGATCGTCCGCCGCCTGGCACCCGGCGCGGCGTGGCCTGGATCGCGTGGGTGCTGGCAGCGGCCGGCGTCGGGGCCGCGCTCGCGCTGTGGCTGAAACCGGCGGGATCGGCCCCGGCGCAGCCGATGCCGGTGACATTCAGCGTGCCGCCACCGCCTGGGAGCAACTTCCCGAGCTCGGTGGAAGAGACCGAGATGGCACTCTCGCCTGACGGCACCCGCCTCGCCTTCATCGTCGCCGGCGGGGGTATCTGGATTCGCCCGCTCGCGTCGGTCACCGCTTCGCCGCTCGCCGGGGCCGAGGGGGCGAACGGTGCGTTCTGGTCGCCCGACGGCCGCGCCATCGGCTTTTTCCGCGGCGGCATGCTGAACCGGGTCGATAGCGGGGGCGGCCCGGTCGTACCCCTCTGCAGCGTCTTGAAGTCGACGGGCAACACCGGGACGTGGGGGACGGACGCGATCGTCTTTGCGCCGATTACCGGCGTCGCGCTCGTTCGCGTCGCAACGGCGGGAGGCGCGGCGGTCGAGATCCTGAAACCAGATCCGGCGCGCCACGAGACGCGGTTGATCCAGCCGCACTTTCTTCCTGACGGCCGGCGGTTTCTGTACACCGCCTGGCGTGACGACCGGACGTCGCGGCTGATGCTCTGGGAACCGGACAAAGCGCCTCGCGAGGTCATGACCGTGACCTCGAACGTCGAGTACGTCGAACCCGGCTACCTGCTCTACGTCAGCGAGGGCACGCTTCTCGCCCGTCGCTTCGACGCCGTCACGGCGACGGTTTCCGGCGATCCGGTGGCGGTGGCGCAGCCGGTGAACTACATGGTGATTCCGGGCACGGCGCATTTCACCGCTTCGCGCACCGGGGTGCTCGCCTACCAGTCGCACCGTGATCAGGCGCGCGTGGCGTGGTTCGATCGCACCGGACGCGAACTCGGGACGGCGCTGAAGACGGGCATCTATCAAAGCCTGCGGCTGACGCCGGACGGCCGGTCTCTGCTCTTCGTCCATGGCACCCCCGGCGTCGGCACCTTCGACGTGTGGACGCTGGATCTCAATCGCGGCATCGAAACGCGTACCACTTCCGACGCGGGCAACGAGATCGATCCTCTGATGACGCCGGACGGATCCAGGCTTCTCTACAGCGCTGGACCCTATGCCGCGCCGAAAATCCTGGTTCGCGACCTCGCCAGCGGCGACGAGCGTCCGCTGCGGGCCGCGCCGAACGCGGCGCTGCAGGAGGCCGACGACGTCGCGCCCGATGGACGATTCGCGATTTTTCGCGAACGTGGACCGAGCGGCACGTCCCAGCTGTTGAGCGTCCCGCTCGCTGGCGGCGACGCCACACCGCTGCTCGATCCCCGCTTCAACTACAGCGGGGCGCGGTTCTCGCCGGAGGGAACGTGGCTCGCGATCAATTCCGACGAGTCCGGCGGTCCGGAGATCTACCTCGTCCGATGGCCGGGAGGGCGGGACAAGATCCGCGTATCGGCCGACGGCGGCCAGGCCCCCCGGTGGGCCCGCGACGGTCGCGAACTGTTCTACGTATCGAAGGGCGGTCTGATGAGCGTGCCGGTCTCGCGCGATCATCCCGGCAACGCGCGGCTGCTCCTCGACAGCGCCCGAACCGGCGTCTGGTCCGACTTCGACGTAGCGGCCAACGGACGATTCGTCGCCATCGTGTCGGAATCGATCGGCGCGCAGCAGCCGTTGACCGTCATGGTGAACTGGCGGTCCCGTTGA
- a CDS encoding VOC family protein, whose product MRILTAVLGALLLASSAATVTGLDHVPIAVSDLARAAADYRALGFALKPGRSHDDGIQNQHVKFTDGTELELITAPAARDALTRTYRQHLAQGDGPAFFALFAPDMTAADARLAQLRIPHARDAGAIDFPQDPALGYLFLSGRNASPTDRPEHFAHVNTAESLVRVWLAGDDLSRERELLDGLGAAVADADVRVPDAMHASVARLQEGEVILLPGSRQLVAGRRVVGATLRVGDLAAARAILDRGQPTPLAIVTTRNSRSVFVPPSRTHGLWLEFLEPLRRPS is encoded by the coding sequence GTGCGCATCCTGACGGCCGTCCTGGGCGCCCTCCTGCTCGCGTCGTCCGCGGCCACCGTCACCGGCCTCGATCACGTCCCGATCGCCGTCAGCGATCTCGCGCGGGCAGCGGCCGACTATCGCGCGCTCGGCTTTGCGCTGAAGCCTGGCCGCTCGCACGACGACGGGATCCAGAACCAGCACGTCAAGTTCACCGACGGGACCGAACTGGAGCTCATCACCGCGCCGGCGGCGCGCGACGCGTTGACCAGAACCTACCGGCAGCATCTCGCGCAGGGAGACGGGCCGGCATTCTTCGCGCTCTTCGCGCCCGACATGACCGCCGCCGACGCGCGGCTCGCGCAACTGAGGATTCCGCACGCGCGTGACGCCGGCGCCATCGACTTTCCGCAGGATCCGGCGCTCGGCTACCTCTTTCTCTCGGGTCGTAACGCGTCGCCGACCGATCGGCCCGAGCATTTTGCGCACGTCAACACCGCGGAGTCGCTGGTCCGTGTCTGGCTTGCCGGCGACGATCTCTCGCGCGAGCGTGAGCTGCTCGACGGCCTCGGCGCCGCGGTCGCCGACGCCGACGTCCGCGTCCCGGACGCCATGCACGCGTCGGTTGCGCGGCTGCAGGAGGGAGAGGTGATTCTTCTCCCCGGCTCGCGTCAACTCGTCGCCGGCCGCCGCGTCGTCGGCGCGACGCTGCGGGTCGGCGATCTCGCCGCGGCGCGCGCCATCCTGGATCGCGGGCAACCGACGCCACTCGCCATCGTCACAACCCGCAACAGCCGCAGCGTGTTCGTGCCGCCGTCGCGAACGCACGGCCTCTGGCTCGAATTCCTCGAGCCGTTGCGGCGGCCCAGTTGA